The Candidatus Saccharimonadales bacterium genome includes a region encoding these proteins:
- a CDS encoding methionyl-tRNA formyltransferase, whose translation MPLTTKDISVVFFGSGPVAAESLKLLAQNFTIEAVITKPRPAHFKGSFPVIDWCEQPDAPVGRVLTVTNKRELSQLFAEQQFSSRLGIVIDFGIIIAQDVIDAFELGIVNSHFSLLPQWRGADPITFSILSGQAQTGVSLMLITAGLDEGPLLAFGIYDLQGTETTPYLTDRLIALSDSLLVGTLPRYIEGVNRPYPQQEAAVALGRSPEPTYSRKLTKDDGVLDFTKPAAQLEREIRAFTGWPSSRTRIGERDVIITAAHVEGVPPDADNVQPGSIWHPPKRLGFYTSDGILAIDRLKPAGKADMAVQSFLAGYKV comes from the coding sequence ATGCCGCTCACAACCAAAGATATTTCAGTCGTATTCTTTGGTAGCGGCCCGGTTGCTGCCGAGTCCTTGAAGCTACTGGCCCAAAACTTCACAATTGAAGCCGTCATTACCAAACCCCGTCCGGCGCACTTTAAGGGCTCGTTTCCGGTCATTGATTGGTGTGAGCAGCCGGATGCGCCAGTCGGCCGCGTGCTGACCGTAACCAACAAGCGTGAGCTATCGCAGCTATTCGCCGAGCAGCAGTTTAGCAGCCGGCTCGGCATCGTCATTGATTTCGGCATTATTATCGCCCAGGACGTCATCGACGCCTTTGAACTCGGCATCGTCAACAGCCATTTCTCTCTGCTCCCGCAGTGGCGCGGCGCCGATCCAATTACCTTTTCGATATTATCAGGTCAGGCCCAAACCGGCGTCAGCCTGATGCTGATCACAGCTGGCCTCGACGAAGGTCCGTTGCTGGCATTCGGCATATACGATCTGCAAGGCACTGAGACAACACCGTATCTGACGGATCGCCTGATCGCGCTCAGTGATTCACTACTAGTCGGCACCCTGCCGCGCTACATCGAGGGCGTCAACCGGCCCTATCCGCAGCAAGAGGCCGCAGTCGCCTTGGGCCGCTCACCCGAACCGACCTATTCACGCAAACTGACCAAAGATGACGGAGTTTTGGACTTTACCAAACCCGCTGCACAGCTAGAGCGCGAAATTCGTGCCTTCACTGGCTGGCCGAGCAGCCGAACTCGCATCGGCGAGCGTGACGTCATCATTACTGCAGCTCATGTCGAAGGCGTGCCTCCGGACGCCGACAATGTACAGCCTGGTTCGATCTGGCACCCGCCGAAACGGCTCGGATTCTATACCAGCGATGGCATATTAGCGATTGACCGGCTCAAGCCCGCAGGTAAGGCGGATATGGCCGTGCAGAGTTTTTTGGCGGGCTATAAGGTCTAA
- the def gene encoding peptide deformylase, protein MTKDDIITLPNAHLRQRSQKVSFVTPEITQLIADMEAATIDWENSREHEVGVALAAIQIDVPQRVVVIRNNFDDKSDHTFTVFINPVITKYEGKLESDYEGCLSVKSIYGMVPRYTKVRVKAMGINGKEFRVTAEGFLARIFQHEIDHTNGIVFVDHIKDNPAAFYKLAGQGELEPLDYEHTVRDNAELWEDTGE, encoded by the coding sequence ATGACAAAAGACGACATCATCACATTGCCGAACGCGCATTTGCGCCAACGATCCCAAAAAGTAAGTTTCGTAACCCCCGAGATTACGCAGCTGATAGCAGACATGGAAGCAGCGACAATCGACTGGGAAAACAGCCGCGAACACGAAGTCGGTGTTGCATTGGCCGCCATCCAGATCGATGTGCCGCAGCGTGTGGTGGTGATCCGCAACAACTTCGACGACAAATCAGACCATACCTTTACCGTTTTCATCAATCCCGTCATCACTAAATACGAAGGCAAGCTGGAGTCCGATTACGAAGGCTGTCTGAGCGTCAAAAGTATTTACGGCATGGTTCCCCGCTACACCAAGGTCCGCGTCAAGGCGATGGGAATCAACGGCAAGGAATTCCGTGTCACCGCCGAAGGTTTCCTAGCACGCATATTCCAACACGAGATCGACCATACCAACGGCATCGTCTTCGTTGACCACATCAAAGACAACCCAGCGGCCTTCTATAAGCTAGCCGGCCAAGGCGAGCTTGAACCGCTTGATTATGAACACACCGTCCGCGACAATGCCGAACTCTGGGAAGACACAGGCGAATAA